CAGCAGTAGGGGGGTGCAGTCCGCGGTCAGTACGGCGAGGGCCAGCCCGCGCCGCGCGGTGACGAGAGCGTCCACCGGCGGAGTCGGCCCGGCGGCCCAGGGCCCGTCCACCTCGGCGACGTCCCTGCCGTGGACCTGGTTCATCCAGACGACCCGGTCCGGGTCGAGGTCCAGCGTCTTCGCCGCGATCTTCCGGTTGGCCAGTACGGCCGCGGGGTCGTCGCCGACCGCGCCGCCGAGGTTGAGCTCCTCGTACGGAACGGCGCTCACCCCGCCCCACCTGTCGGTGAAGGCGAAGTGCGCGCCGCTCGCGTGTATCGCGTCGTGCCGCACTGTCACTTCAAGAAGTCCGGAACGTCCAGCTCTTCGGCCTGGCTGTCCTGGTACGGACGGGCCGGCGGAACCTGCGCGGACCCGGAGTTCAGGTCGTTCGCCACGGGCGCGGGCTCGGCCGGGGCCAGGGACTCCTCGCGCGCGGGTACGGTGCCGAGTCCGCCGCCCGCCCGCGAGGTCTCCGAACCACGGGACGAGGCCACCGGCTCCTCCCGCTTGCTCGCGCCGGCGCCGAGAACGGTGTCCCGGCGGGTCGGCGGCTGTCCGCCGTCGAAGCCGGCCGCGATGACCGTGACCCGCACCTCGTCGCCGAGAGCGTCGTCGATGACCGCACCGAAGATGATGTTGGCCTCGGGGTGGGCGGCCTCGCTCACCAGCTGGGCGGCCTCGTTGATCTCGAAGAGGCCGAGGTCCGAGCCACCGGAGATGGAGAGCAGCACACCCCGGGCACCGTCGATGGACGCCTCGAGCAGCGGCGAGGAGATCGCCATCTCGGCCGCGGCCACCGCGCGGTCGTCGCCGCGGGCCGAGCCGATTCCCATGAGCGCGGATCCGGCCTCGGACATCACGGACTTGACGTCGGCGAAGTCGAGGTTGATCAGACCCGGCGTGGTGATGAGGTCGGTGATCCCCTGGACACCGGAGAGCAGCACCTGGTCCGCGGACTTGAACGCGTCAAGCACGCTGACCTGGCGGTCCGAAATGGACAGCAGCCGGTCGTTGGGGATGACGATGAGGGTGTCGACCTCTTCGCGGAGTTCAGCGATACCGTCCTCCGCCTGGTTGGCGCGACGGCGGCCCTCGAAGGTGAACGGCCGGGTGACCACACCGATCGTCAGGGCGCCGAGCGTGCGCGCGATATTGGCGACGACGGGTGCGCCGCCGGTGCCGGTGCCGCCGCCTTCGCCGGCGGTGACGAAGACCATGTCGGCCCCCTTGAGGACCTCCTCGATCTCCTCGCGGTGATCTTCTGCCGCCTTACGACCGACTGCCGGATTCGCTCCGGCGCCGAGGCCTCGGGTGAGTTCACGGCCGACGTCGAGCTTGACGTCGGCGTCGCTCATCAACAGTGCTTGCGCATCGGTGTTGATGGCGATGAACTCGACGCCCTTGAGACCGACCTCGATCATTCGGTTGATGGCATTGACACCACCGCCGCCGACACCGATGACCTTGATGACTGCGAGGTAGTTCTGCGGTGCTGCCACGTCGAAGGCCTCTCGCCTCGAGTTACGTGTCGTCGCTTCGCGGTTGCCGCGTCGCGACGACGGATGCCGATGGGACGGTCCGAACGCCGACCCAAACCCTAACGCTGAAGTTTAGGGTTGCCAGTGTGTCTGCTTCTTGGACTCTCCGAACAGGACACTAAGTCGACAAGCGGCGCACGTTCAACGAACACGCCGAACCTCCCGTTTTTCTTTTCACCCTATGTGATCACCCATAGCGCTGACCAACCAGGGTGCTGGCCAGCGCAAATGCGCGTCAACTCCCTGCCGCCGCAGGGGCGGTGGGAGCACTCACATCGAAGTACCTGGCCTTCGGCGCGGCTTTCATCAGTGCGGTGAGTGCGCGCGCCTTCGCCTCGCCCTCCTCGGCGCTGCCCCAGACCACCGTACGGTCCCGGCTCAACTCCAGGGAGATGTAGTCGTATGAGCGCACTGTCACAACTCTGGTGTCCGCCACGACTTCGCCGGGGAGTTCACCCCTGACCCGTACCGCCTCCTCAAGGAGCCGGTCCGCGCCGAAACGCCGCAGACTTGGGGACTGTTCCACGGTCAATTCCAGTCGCGGAACAGCCTTGGGAGCCTTGTCCACCGTGGCGAACCGAACGCTCTTCGCGTCCACTTCGATGAACTTTGCGCCCTTTTCGATAAGCAGGATTGGCTTTCGCTCGGTCACTTTCAGACCGATCCCGTCGGGCCATGACCGGACGACATCCACCGAGTCGATACGGGGCAGCTTATGCCGCAGCCGGGCCTCAATGGCGTCCGTATCGACGGAAATCAGTGGCGCTCCGACCGGAACCGCCGCCGCGGCCATCACCTCGGCCGGTGTCAGAACCTCGGTTCCGGTGGTCTTCACCCGTTCCACGCGCAGCCAGTCGGAGCCGTAGAGCACCCAGATTCCGGCCGCGACGGCCAGCACCAAGGCGGCGGCGATCAGCAGGAAACGGCGGCCGGGGAGGCGCGGCCGACGGGCATCGGAGCCCTGGCCGGGCGGGCGGGCCGACCCCGCGTACCCACCGGGGGACTTGCCTGCCCCGCGTTCGGCGGTGGTCGGTCCGGCCACGCTCCCCTGCCCTTCTCACGCCTTGCGGCGTGCAGCGATCGCCTCGTACACCATGCCGACGAGCAGGTCGTCGGCATCCCTGCGGCCGAACTCGGCGGCGGCACGGGACATCTCGTACAGCCGGTGCGGATCGGCGAGCACCGGAAGGACGTTGCCCTGGACCCACTCGGGGCTCAGTTCGGCGTCGTCGACCAGCAGTCCGCCGCCGGCCTTCACGACCGGCTGGGCGTTGAGCCGCTGTTCGCCGTTGCCGATCGGCAGCGGTACATACGCGGCGGGCAGCCCGACGGCGGAGAGTTCGGCGACGGTCATCGCGCCCGCGCGGCAGAGCATCATGTCGGCCGCGGCGTACGCGAGATCCATCCGGTCCACGTACGGTACCG
This portion of the Streptomyces sp. NBC_01750 genome encodes:
- a CDS encoding cell division protein FtsQ/DivIB, with protein sequence MAGPTTAERGAGKSPGGYAGSARPPGQGSDARRPRLPGRRFLLIAAALVLAVAAGIWVLYGSDWLRVERVKTTGTEVLTPAEVMAAAAVPVGAPLISVDTDAIEARLRHKLPRIDSVDVVRSWPDGIGLKVTERKPILLIEKGAKFIEVDAKSVRFATVDKAPKAVPRLELTVEQSPSLRRFGADRLLEEAVRVRGELPGEVVADTRVVTVRSYDYISLELSRDRTVVWGSAEEGEAKARALTALMKAAPKARYFDVSAPTAPAAAGS
- the ftsZ gene encoding cell division protein FtsZ, yielding MAAPQNYLAVIKVIGVGGGGVNAINRMIEVGLKGVEFIAINTDAQALLMSDADVKLDVGRELTRGLGAGANPAVGRKAAEDHREEIEEVLKGADMVFVTAGEGGGTGTGGAPVVANIARTLGALTIGVVTRPFTFEGRRRANQAEDGIAELREEVDTLIVIPNDRLLSISDRQVSVLDAFKSADQVLLSGVQGITDLITTPGLINLDFADVKSVMSEAGSALMGIGSARGDDRAVAAAEMAISSPLLEASIDGARGVLLSISGGSDLGLFEINEAAQLVSEAAHPEANIIFGAVIDDALGDEVRVTVIAAGFDGGQPPTRRDTVLGAGASKREEPVASSRGSETSRAGGGLGTVPAREESLAPAEPAPVANDLNSGSAQVPPARPYQDSQAEELDVPDFLK